A region from the Pirellulales bacterium genome encodes:
- the ligD gene encoding non-homologous end-joining DNA ligase has product MPAAVEPELALLVSEAPHTADWLHEIKFDGYRLLCHVTSGKARLMTRRQLDWTARFPSIAQAAAKLPVKSVILDGEAVVLEPNGVSSFQALQSALSEKAYDRMFYYVFDILYLDGYDLRGVILEDRKKILASVLARQTATSRIHYCDHIEGDGPEFLRQCCGHGLEGIISKRRDRPYLAGRGGDWVKAKCIQHEEFVIGGFTDPTGTRQGFGAILIGYYDRPGHLLYAGRVGTGFSTEKLVDLRRTFDKLETHEPTFANLTARQAGRGVHWTKPKLVCQVQFTNWTRDHVLRHPSFQGLREDLPSTAVVRDAPVPGGLAEGAKTATLRRAKKVVQKSVAARHRGGSR; this is encoded by the coding sequence ATGCCAGCCGCCGTCGAGCCCGAGCTGGCGCTGCTTGTCAGCGAAGCACCCCACACCGCGGATTGGCTGCACGAAATCAAGTTCGACGGCTATCGTCTGCTGTGCCACGTGACAAGCGGAAAAGCACGTCTCATGACGCGGCGACAATTGGATTGGACGGCCCGGTTCCCCTCCATTGCCCAGGCCGCGGCGAAGCTTCCGGTCAAGTCCGTCATTCTCGATGGCGAGGCCGTGGTGCTCGAACCGAACGGCGTCAGCAGCTTTCAGGCCCTGCAATCCGCGCTCTCCGAGAAGGCCTATGACCGCATGTTCTACTACGTGTTCGATATTCTCTATCTCGACGGGTACGATCTGCGCGGCGTAATCCTCGAAGATCGCAAAAAGATCTTGGCATCGGTCTTAGCCCGGCAGACGGCGACCTCGCGCATTCATTACTGCGACCATATCGAAGGGGACGGGCCGGAATTCTTGCGCCAGTGTTGCGGGCATGGCCTGGAGGGGATCATCTCCAAACGGCGCGATCGGCCGTACCTGGCCGGCCGCGGCGGCGACTGGGTCAAAGCCAAATGCATTCAGCACGAAGAATTCGTCATCGGCGGATTCACTGATCCGACCGGCACTCGCCAGGGCTTTGGCGCCATTCTGATCGGTTACTACGACCGGCCGGGGCATTTGCTCTATGCCGGGCGTGTGGGAACCGGCTTTTCGACAGAGAAGCTTGTCGACCTGCGGCGCACGTTCGACAAGCTTGAAACCCACGAGCCGACGTTTGCCAATCTGACCGCACGTCAGGCCGGCCGCGGGGTCCACTGGACCAAGCCGAAGCTGGTTTGTCAGGTGCAGTTCACCAATTGGACACGGGATCACGTTCTGAGGCATCCGTCGTTTCAAGGACTGCGCGAAGATCTGCCCTCCACGGCCGTGGTGCGCGATGCGCCAGTGCCCGGAGGATTGGCTGAAGGTGCAAAAACGGCCACACTCAGACGCGCGAAGAAGGTCGTACAGAAATCAGTCGCCGCGCGGCACCGCGGTGGATCGCGATAA
- a CDS encoding NYN domain-containing protein gives MPKAIHSHPSLQARMSDEPLIAVFVDFENLAIGVRDMGVGTFQIQMVLKRLLEKGRIVYKRAYCDWSHYKDAVQEFHGQGVELIDIPQRRMTGKNSADIRMVVDALDLCYSKDHIDIFALLSGDSDFSPLVSKLKENNKRVIGCGVKSSTSDLLIANCDEFIYYDDLIRVARRAKAVPRKGKPEEDKKQEAVDRVLAVLQSVEQDYDPLWGSLLKQTIRRVYPGFSEGYYGYGSFSDLLEDIKAKGLIELEYDESRGNYKVRQIKQ, from the coding sequence ATGCCGAAAGCCATTCATTCACACCCAAGTCTACAGGCGCGCATGTCCGACGAACCATTAATTGCCGTCTTCGTCGATTTCGAAAATCTGGCCATTGGCGTTCGCGACATGGGGGTCGGCACGTTTCAGATCCAAATGGTCTTGAAGCGGCTGTTGGAAAAAGGCCGCATCGTTTATAAGCGCGCCTATTGCGATTGGAGCCATTACAAGGACGCCGTCCAGGAATTTCACGGTCAAGGGGTCGAATTGATCGACATCCCGCAACGGCGCATGACGGGCAAAAACAGCGCCGACATCCGCATGGTGGTCGACGCTCTGGACCTGTGCTACTCGAAAGACCATATCGATATTTTCGCGCTCCTGTCAGGCGACAGCGATTTCTCGCCGCTAGTCTCGAAGTTGAAAGAGAACAACAAGCGCGTGATCGGTTGCGGCGTGAAAAGCTCGACCTCGGACTTGCTGATCGCGAATTGCGATGAGTTCATCTACTACGACGATTTGATCCGCGTTGCGCGTCGTGCCAAGGCCGTGCCGCGTAAAGGGAAGCCTGAGGAAGACAAGAAGCAGGAGGCCGTCGACCGAGTGTTGGCGGTGCTGCAATCGGTCGAGCAGGATTACGATCCGCTGTGGGGCTCGCTCTTGAAGCAGACGATTCGTCGCGTTTATCCAGGCTTCAGCGAAGGGTACTACGGCTATGGCAGCTTTTCGGACCTGCTCGAGGACATCAAAGCTAAGGGGCTGATCGAGCTGGAATACGACGAAAGCCGGGGGAACTATAAAGTCCGTCAGATCAAGCAGTAA